The Methanoplanus sp. FWC-SCC4 genome has a window encoding:
- the folD gene encoding bifunctional methylenetetrahydrofolate dehydrogenase/methenyltetrahydrofolate cyclohydrolase FolD → MILSGKDISEKRLESLKEEIENSGLNPCLATVIVGNDPASQMYVRMKHRACDRVGIKSAGVELPEEVTTSEVVEAVSKLNADPSVHGILVQLPLPKQVDTEAVIESVSPEKDVDGFHPYNIGQLFSGRPQFVPCTPGGIMTLFNEYGIELSGKKAVVVGRSVDVGRPMAALLINADATVTVCHSRTKDLEAEMKEADILVSAIGKARFVKEEMVKEGAVVIDVGINYDENGNLCGDIDFDTVSKKSSAITPVPGGVGPMTIATLMENTLKSAKYHADLQN, encoded by the coding sequence ATGATTCTTAGCGGAAAAGATATCTCGGAAAAAAGGCTTGAATCACTAAAGGAAGAGATAGAGAATTCAGGCTTAAACCCCTGCCTTGCAACTGTAATTGTAGGAAATGATCCTGCATCGCAGATGTATGTCAGGATGAAGCACAGGGCATGTGACAGAGTCGGCATAAAATCCGCCGGTGTTGAACTGCCCGAAGAGGTCACAACATCAGAGGTTGTAGAGGCTGTATCAAAACTAAATGCAGACCCCTCTGTCCATGGAATACTTGTACAGCTGCCACTTCCAAAGCAGGTTGACACAGAGGCTGTAATAGAATCAGTATCCCCTGAAAAAGATGTTGACGGATTTCACCCGTACAATATAGGCCAGCTTTTCAGCGGAAGACCACAGTTTGTCCCCTGCACACCGGGCGGTATCATGACACTCTTTAATGAGTATGGCATTGAACTTTCCGGGAAAAAAGCTGTTGTTGTAGGCAGATCTGTTGACGTTGGAAGGCCAATGGCTGCACTCTTAATTAATGCCGATGCAACCGTAACAGTCTGCCATTCAAGAACAAAAGATCTTGAAGCAGAAATGAAGGAAGCAGACATACTTGTAAGCGCGATTGGAAAGGCAAGATTTGTCAAAGAGGAAATGGTCAAAGAAGGTGCTGTTGTTATTGATGTGGGTATAAACTATGATGAAAACGGAAACCTTTGCGGTGATATTGACTTTGACACTGTTTCTAAGAAATCATCTGCAATAACACCGGTTCCGGGAGGAGTCGGCCCTATGACAATTGCAACGCTTATGGAAAATACCCTTAAGTCAGCAAAATATCATGCAGACCTGCAAAATTAA